The region GGGGACGTCGGCTCAACATCAGGCGGATGGACTCTAATTGGCCGATAAGCGGTTCGATTGATTGATCCTCGACATGTGTCGTCAACATCACGCGAGACAGGTGTCGACACGTCAGATGCACCGGCGCCGGCAGTCAACACGACTGCACGAAGGGGACGTTGCGGCAGCAGTATGTTGATTTCACGACCCGGGAGCGATCGCGCGCGGCACGAAGACGATCAGGTTTCGCACTCCCCCGGCATACCACCGGACGTACTTGCGGATGAAGGCTCAACGCGGTGGGCGAGGCAGCCGGCCCGCACTTGGAGGCAGAGGCGCCGATCTCGCCGCCAGAGCCTGTTTAATCTGCCGAGGATCCCTGGTTTGCTCGGCGGCGAGTATGCGGTCGGCGCGGAATGGCTCCTCCAGGCTGACCTCTTCATGCCTTTTCGTACTGACGCTACGAGCCGAGTCGGATAGTGGCCGGACGGGTAGCACGCCGCCCGCCCCATAAACCATCTTGTCACCCTACGCATCACAGATTTCACTGTGCGTGCCGAAGCGTGTACGCTGCGGCTCGGCTACGTGTAGCCGAGCCGCAGGATCAGTACGTCCAGCCCGTGACCGCGACGTACCACCACAGATCCGAAGGTGCTTCGCAGCATCGCGAGTTCAGTCTTGCCGCAACGTGTCATCTAGTCCGGCCACGCGGATCACGGGACTGCGGAACGGCTGCCCCGAGGAACGTTGCAATGACCACTGAGCATGCCCGAAAGAGCGCTGTCGGCGATCAGTCGCGCACCACCGGATCGAACGTTCTACGGGCAGCACACGCTCCCACTGGTCTGAGCCAGGGCCAGGCGCCGCGTACGACGCCTGCAGGCCAGCAATTCGCGCCGCTGGCAGACACTCTTGGCCGCTTCGCCGGTGTCGTCAGTAATCGGCGCTGGCTGGTCGATGCGCGCCAAGCGCTGGAAGGCTGGGGCCTGGCGCGCGGGCTGACTCCCATCGAAGCGCCAGCGCACTCTCAAGAAGTCTTCGTAGAGGCACAGCTCAACCAGCAAGTGCCGCAACCGCGAACCGGAACCGTACCGGCGCTGTCTGGCTATCAGCATGCGCGGGTGATGCCTCCGGTAGCCGCCCGGCGCGACAGCTCTCCCGGATACTTACGGGCCCTACGTCGGGGCAGGCAGGCCGTGTTGCCAATGTGGGTCCTGGAGGCGATCAACGAGGTCGCGGCGCACGTGGCCCGCGGGCTGCATGAGGCGGGACTCGCCGAGCGCGTGGTGGCGATCAGGAGCCGAGACGGCAGGCTGAGCGAGCGCAAACGGATCGGATTCCAGCACGTGGAAGCGCTGGTCGTGGTCCTCAACTCGCTGGAGGGCATCAACCTGTACGCCGGTGAACGGAACGCGGAGGGCGGTGGCAGGGATGCCACGGCAACTCCCCGCGTGTGTCTCATCGCCCACGTCCAGACCGGCGGTAGGACAGCCCTACAGGCCGAGGGGCGTACTCAGCGCGACGAACGGTCCGCTCCTGTCCTCTATACCTGCGAGGCCGGCACCGAAGAAGCTGAGCGAACCGCCGCGACGTTCCGGTCCCTGTCGAACACTCCCAGCCCGAACATGAACGACCGTGCAGATCAGATCACCCCTCAGGACACAGCATGAGCATCGAGACTTCGAGCCTCGCCCATCAGCCATGGGTGCAGGTGCGCGATCTGAGTGGACAACGCTCTGTAGTCTCCGGCTGCACAGCGCTGGAGAAGGCCGACAATTTCGTACTCGACGCCGCCGACCCCCTGGAACACGCCGCCATCGTCCGCTTCCTGGTCGCTGTGATCTGCGCCGCCGGCCTGTCCCCCGCTTCTGAGAACGAGTACGGCCACCGGTGTGCAGACGCCAGCTCAATGGACTGGGGCAAAGCCGCGCAGTGGCTTGGAGATCACGCGGGTGACGTCGACCTGCTGGACCCGCAGCGGCCCTTGTTCCAGGACGCCACCCTGCACGAGGTGCCCCGGCCTCGCGCACTACCGGCTCGCTACCTCGACCTGACGGCGGCCGGTGCCATGGGGCGCCCGCTACTTGCCGACCACCGCCATCTTCACGCCGAGCTCCCCGCACTGTCACCCGCCCGGGCCGCCGTCCTTCTCCTCACCCAGCAGATGTGGGCTGTCGGTGGCCGACTGCGCTGCTCGGACGCGGTGTACGGGCCTGGATCCAACTACAGCTCCGCCGCAGCCGCGTGCGGCAAGCTCATCTGGCTGGCCCAGGGCACACTGGCCACCGTGCTGTCCTGGCGCACTGTGCCCACCCCCTCCCCCGGCATCGCGAACTGGACCTACCGGGCCCGCGGCTCACCTGGGCAGCGGGATGAACCAACCGGGGAACTCGACGCCCTGACATGGATGCCCCGGCGCGTGCTGTTCACATCCGACAGCGACGGCCTGATCGACCGCGCCCACTTCACGCAGGGCTGGCACCGTGCGGCTGCCATGCCGGGCCGGCCCGGCAGCGCTGACCTGCTGTTCACCGACAGCGGCAAACCCCTGCCCTGCACCGCCCTGAAGACACCCGACGACCTGGTGCCAGCCGTCGAACGCTGGTGGCAGGCGGGCGAAGGCTCCCTGCCGGCCCACATCCGTACCGCCACCCGGCTCACCGGCTGCCCACCTCCTGCCATGCGGGTCATCGGTATCGCAACCGACAGGAAAAAGCTTCTGCACATCCGCGATGTCACCGTGCCGCCGGACATGCTCACCGATGAAAGCGCAGAAGACGCCGCAAGGTACCTGGGCACCCTGCGGCGCAAGACCGACGGCCGACCACTGGCGCTGACCGACTTGTCCGGCACCATCCTGCTCACCGACCCGGCCTTCCGCCACGCCGACGAGAGGGATCGGGCGCACCGCGCCGCCCGCGCCCACCACGTGCTCGCCCCGACCCTCCGTGACACGGCGGTCGAGCGAAGCCGCCTGTACCGCGTCCTGACCGCCTGCGCCAAAGAGAAAGACCCCAGCATGACTTCGTTGTTCGTTACCGCCCAAACCAGCGCGCCCAGCGTGACCACCTTTGGCGAACAGATGGAAAGACGTCTGCACGGCATCCGCGCCAGTGAGGACAACCGCGAACTGCTGGGTCAGATGCGGTTGTGGACCAGCTCACTGAACACGCACAACCAAGCCAGTGAAGCGGTCACCCGCGACCTGCCCGCCAACTACCGGGACGCCGCCCTGCTCACCGCCGCCCTCTACGCCGCCCACGCCCAGCTGCACCCACAGCCCTTCGGGCGCACA is a window of Streptomyces agglomeratus DNA encoding:
- the casB gene encoding type I-E CRISPR-associated protein Cse2/CasB; the encoded protein is MSIETSSLAHQPWVQVRDLSGQRSVVSGCTALEKADNFVLDAADPLEHAAIVRFLVAVICAAGLSPASENEYGHRCADASSMDWGKAAQWLGDHAGDVDLLDPQRPLFQDATLHEVPRPRALPARYLDLTAAGAMGRPLLADHRHLHAELPALSPARAAVLLLTQQMWAVGGRLRCSDAVYGPGSNYSSAAAACGKLIWLAQGTLATVLSWRTVPTPSPGIANWTYRARGSPGQRDEPTGELDALTWMPRRVLFTSDSDGLIDRAHFTQGWHRAAAMPGRPGSADLLFTDSGKPLPCTALKTPDDLVPAVERWWQAGEGSLPAHIRTATRLTGCPPPAMRVIGIATDRKKLLHIRDVTVPPDMLTDESAEDAARYLGTLRRKTDGRPLALTDLSGTILLTDPAFRHADERDRAHRAARAHHVLAPTLRDTAVERSRLYRVLTACAKEKDPSMTSLFVTAQTSAPSVTTFGEQMERRLHGIRASEDNRELLGQMRLWTSSLNTHNQASEAVTRDLPANYRDAALLTAALYAAHAQLHPQPFGRTPLPRLMRAFGNGQRYGPRHAPTETLMKHLLATTRPRLLLPTLTQLVRYAAAHEMTPSWSALAEDLAAWNTATRNQWAAMFYTSQPLNELNQIGTHA